From the Rhinatrema bivittatum chromosome 3, aRhiBiv1.1, whole genome shotgun sequence genome, one window contains:
- the LOC115087506 gene encoding transmembrane protein 198-like: protein MESDLSPLVLTSDPRHFNLQSVETGDDRSLQSHCGLELERHYDLIPSVVCALCCFFGVTYSFFGYRCFKAIMFLSGLLFGSAVIFLLCYKERILDTQLSMEVSAGIALGIGVLCGLVTMLVRSVGLFMTGLLLGLLVASAALLAMEQFYHPHTVWVPIGFLMGLAMLFAVLTLQWQKLFTVISTATFGAAIIVVCVDYFVELLVLAHYMYDRVRVARSEPLCWYSWVILGVWPVLSILGIVVQWRITAEGFSHTDVILSHRQKRLQLLRIHQQEVKKRKNMVPHDVSYRRKANPPKRYTGDILAPSYIQSLRERQTGTGTSLSSLGTNIQSVIDLDYDCGSTVPLTASAPAARA from the exons ATGGAGTCTGACCTTTCGCCTCTTGTCTTGACCTCTGACCCCCGGCACTTTAACCTGCAGTCTGTGGAGACAGGAGATGACAGGAGCCTGCAAAGCCACTGCGGTCTGGAGCTGGAGCGCCACTATGACCTGATTCCATCCGTCGTCTGCGCGCTCTGCTGCTTCTTCGGCGTCACCTACAGCTTCTTCG GTTACCGCTGCTTCAAGGCCATCATGTTCCTCTCGGGCCTGCTGTTTGGCTCGGCCGTCATTTTCCTGCTCTGCTACAAGGAACGGATCCTGGACACACAGCTGAGCATGGAGGTCAGCGCAGGCATTGCCCTGGGCATCGGTGTGCTTTGCGGCCTGGTCACCATGCTCGTGCGCAGCGTGGGGCTCTTCATGACTGGCTTGCTGCTGGGGCTTCTGGTGGCCAGCGCTGCCCTGTTGGCCATGGAGCAGTTCTATCACCCACACACCGTCTGGGTGCCTATTGGCTTCCTCATGGGCCTGGCCATGCTCTTTGCCGTGCTGACCTTGCAGTGGCAGAAGCTCTTCACGGTCATCTCCACGGCCACCTTCGGCGCCGCCATCATCGTGGTCTGCGTGGACTACTTCGTGGAGCTGTTGGTGCTCGCTCACTACATGTACGACAGAGTTCGTGTGGCCAGGTCTGAGCCTCTGTGCTGGTACAGCTGGGTGATCCTGGGAGTGTGGCCGGTGCTCAGCATTCTGGGAATCGTGGTCCAGTGGAGGATAACTGCAGAGGGCTTCTCACATACAGATG TGATACTGAGTCACCGGCAGAAACGGCTACAGCTGCTGCGAATCCATCAACAAGAAGTGAAGAAACGGAAGAACATGGTACCACATGATGTATCGTACCGGCGAAAAGCCAATCCCCCCAAGAGGTACACCGGAGACATCCTGGCACCG AGTTATATCCAGAGCCTGCGGGAGCGGCAGACGGGCACCGGCACTTCCCTGAGCAGCCTGGGCACCAACATCCAGAGCGTTATCGACTTGGACTACGACTGTGGCTCCACCGTCCCGCTCACAGCCAGCGCACCTGCTGCCCGTGCTTGA